The Rhinoraja longicauda isolate Sanriku21f chromosome 25, sRhiLon1.1, whole genome shotgun sequence genome has a window encoding:
- the LOC144606010 gene encoding phosphatidylethanolamine-binding protein 1-like, giving the protein MTVDLKAWTGPLALNEVDEKPAQPLAVKYNGVDIDALGKVLTPTQVQNRPVSINWPGCSPDKLYTLVLTDPDAPSRKTPKFREWHHFIVVNMKGNDIKSGEILSDYVGSGPPQGTGLHRYVWLVYEQSKPLQCDEPRLTNKSGDKRGKFKTADFRKKYSLGLPVAGICYQAEWDNYVPKLYEQLAGK; this is encoded by the exons ATGACGGTCGACCTGAAGGCATGGACCGGGCCTCTGGCATTGAATGAAGTGGATGAGAAACCCGCGCAGCCGCTGGCTGTCAAATACAACGGCGTGGACATCGATGCGCTGGGCAAAGTGCTGACGCCCACCCAG GTGCAGAATCGTCCAGTCAGCATTAACTGGCCTGGTTGCAGTCCAGACAAGCTCTACACTCTAGTTCTGACCGACCCCGATGCTCCAAGTAGGAAAACGCCAAAGTTTAG GGAATGGCATCATTTCATTGTAGTTAATATGAAAGGAAATGATATTAAAAGTGGAGAGATTCTTTCTGATTATGTTGGCTCTGGTCCTCCCCAAGGAACAG GCCTTCACCGCTATGTCTGGCTGGTTTATGAACAATCTAAACCTTTACAGTGCGATGAGCCACGATTGACCAACAAGTCTGGCGATAAGCGCGGGAAATTCAAAACTGCTGATTTCCGTAAGAAGTACAGTTTGGGTTTGCCAGTGGCTGGCATCTGTTACCAAGCTGAATGGGATAATTATGTGCCAAAACTTTATGAACAGTTAGCTGGAAAGTAA